Proteins co-encoded in one Nicotiana sylvestris chromosome 7, ASM39365v2, whole genome shotgun sequence genomic window:
- the LOC104228808 gene encoding uncharacterized protein has protein sequence MGSLAHVEAEKRQLTREIHQLACLGVWLVDSDDGGVVLKNTAKSSLIAEVKDMQYEDPELVELRERVPQQKNPLLELKRDGILRYRGHLCVPDVVGLRDRIMSEAHYSWYSIHPWSTKIYQDIKDMYWWNNMKKNIIEFAAQCPSCQQVKVEH, from the coding sequence atgggtagcttagcacatgtagaggccgagaaaagacaattaactagagagattcatcaattggcttgtttgggggttTGGTTAGTAGATTCTGACGATGGTGGAGTTGTACTAAAAAACACagcaaaatcatctctcatagctgaagtCAAGGACATGCAGTACGAGGACCCAGAGTTGGTCGAGTTGAGAGAGCGAGTTCCGCAGCAGAAGAATCCGTTGTTAGAGCTCAAAAGAGATGGGATTCTCCGATACAGAGGTCATCTGTGTGTTCCAGATGTAGTAGGGCTACGAGACaggattatgtcagaggcacattattcgtggtactccattcatccttGGTCGACGAAGATATATCAGGACATTAAGGATATGTACTGGTGGAAcaatatgaagaagaacattatTGAGTTTGCTGCCCAATGTCCTAGTTGCCAGCAAGTGAAAGTTGAGCACTAG